Proteins encoded within one genomic window of Pygocentrus nattereri isolate fPygNat1 chromosome 9, fPygNat1.pri, whole genome shotgun sequence:
- the LOC108443130 gene encoding protein phosphatase 1 regulatory subunit 12B isoform X1, with protein MSSLYSRNKDLSSRTRKSLSDSPPSSPSPSTKSFRHDRTSRSDGSGVEGSSERLSRTSSYTRRENRLASLNKTDDDSTSKDYKKLYEDALAENEKLKTRLEDSKQELAKIRSQLDRVTQKQDRISERSSVFESEKKEKQALEKRVSDMEEELKTLPALDRLRAFRRANERLLAENRAMLRIFNCLAQTASVPETEDL; from the exons ATGTCGTCCCTCTACTCACGTAACAAGGATCTGTCCTCTCGCACCAGGAAATCTTTGTCGGACTCACCACCCTCCTCCCCGTCCCCCAGCACCAAAAGCTTCAGA CATGATAGAACATCTAG GTCAGATGGCAGTGGTGTAGAGGGCTCATCAGAAAGACTCAGTCGTACCAGCTCCTACACACGTAGGGAGAATCGCTTAGCTTCTCTGAATAAGACCGATGACGACTCCACCAGCAAAGACTACAAGAAA TTGTATGAGGATGCGCTGGCAGAGAATGAGAAGCTAAAGACTCGTCTGGAGGACAGCAAGCAAGAGCTGGCCAAAATCCGTTCACAGCTGGACAGAGTCACACAG AAGCAGGACAGAATTTCAGAGCGGTCCAGTGTGTTTGAATCAGAGAAAAag GAAAAGCAGGCATTGGAGAAGAGAGTATCTGACATGGAAGAAGAGCTTAAG ACGCTCCCTGCGCTGGATCGGCTGCGGGCTTTCCGCAGGGCGAATGAGCGCCTGCTAGCAGAGAACAGAGCCATGCTGCGCATCTTCAATTGCCTTGCCCAAACAGCTTCCGTTCCTGAGACGGAGGATCTCTAG
- the LOC108443130 gene encoding protein phosphatase 1 regulatory subunit 12B isoform X2: MSSLYSRNKDLSSRTRKSLSDSPPSSPSPSTKSFRHDRTSRSDGSGVEGSSERLSRTSSYTRRENRLASLNKTDDDSTSKDYKKLYEDALAENEKLKTRLEDSKQELAKIRSQLDRVTQKQDRISERSSVFESEKKEKQALEKRVSDMEEELKVLAELKSDNQRLKDENGALIRVISKLSK; this comes from the exons ATGTCGTCCCTCTACTCACGTAACAAGGATCTGTCCTCTCGCACCAGGAAATCTTTGTCGGACTCACCACCCTCCTCCCCGTCCCCCAGCACCAAAAGCTTCAGA CATGATAGAACATCTAG GTCAGATGGCAGTGGTGTAGAGGGCTCATCAGAAAGACTCAGTCGTACCAGCTCCTACACACGTAGGGAGAATCGCTTAGCTTCTCTGAATAAGACCGATGACGACTCCACCAGCAAAGACTACAAGAAA TTGTATGAGGATGCGCTGGCAGAGAATGAGAAGCTAAAGACTCGTCTGGAGGACAGCAAGCAAGAGCTGGCCAAAATCCGTTCACAGCTGGACAGAGTCACACAG AAGCAGGACAGAATTTCAGAGCGGTCCAGTGTGTTTGAATCAGAGAAAAag GAAAAGCAGGCATTGGAGAAGAGAGTATCTGACATGGAAGAAGAGCTTAAG GTTTTGGCAGAACTAAAGTCAGATAACCAGCGACTAAAGGATGAGAATGGGGCCTTAATTCGAGTCATCAGCAAACTCTCCAAGTGA
- the LOC108443130 gene encoding protein phosphatase 1 regulatory subunit 12B isoform X3 encodes MSSLYSRNKDLSSRTRKSLSDSPPSSPSPSTKSFRHDRTSRSDGSGVEGSSERLSRTSSYTRRENRLASLNKTDDDSTSKDYKKLYEDALAENEKLKTRLEDSKQELAKIRSQLDRVTQKQDRISERSSVFESEKKEKQALEKRVSDMEEELKKPAPVRFRCGYQP; translated from the exons ATGTCGTCCCTCTACTCACGTAACAAGGATCTGTCCTCTCGCACCAGGAAATCTTTGTCGGACTCACCACCCTCCTCCCCGTCCCCCAGCACCAAAAGCTTCAGA CATGATAGAACATCTAG GTCAGATGGCAGTGGTGTAGAGGGCTCATCAGAAAGACTCAGTCGTACCAGCTCCTACACACGTAGGGAGAATCGCTTAGCTTCTCTGAATAAGACCGATGACGACTCCACCAGCAAAGACTACAAGAAA TTGTATGAGGATGCGCTGGCAGAGAATGAGAAGCTAAAGACTCGTCTGGAGGACAGCAAGCAAGAGCTGGCCAAAATCCGTTCACAGCTGGACAGAGTCACACAG AAGCAGGACAGAATTTCAGAGCGGTCCAGTGTGTTTGAATCAGAGAAAAag GAAAAGCAGGCATTGGAGAAGAGAGTATCTGACATGGAAGAAGAGCTTAAG AAGCCTGCCCCAGTGAGGTTTCGCTGTGGCTACCAGCCCTGA